From Woronichinia naegeliana WA131, the proteins below share one genomic window:
- the recJ gene encoding single-stranded-DNA-specific exonuclease RecJ codes for MPQPQWQVRPPTSIPVDFLKAVKTFCPDSDGQIAAQLLWQRGINTIAKLLPFIDSDRYHPTSPFVFGQEMKWAVQRLKKAREAREKVTIWGDFDADGITATSVLWEGLGEFFSPGEQLSFYIPNRLTESHGLNIPQLEKLRVSGTKLIITCDTGSTNLAEIEYAQALGLDIIITDHHTLPDQRPPVLAIINPRYFAEDHPLYHLSGVAVAYKLMEALYETLPDIPRSPITDLLDLVAIGLIADLVQLQGDCRYLAQKGIQKLQKQLKQTTRPGIAALLKLCQKNGDRPTDISFGIGPRINAISRIQGDATFAVELLTSRDDQRCQQLAEETELANTRRKALQKTVAAEVNQQLERLDLSTTGVIVLADRQWPGGVLGLVASQIAQDYGRPTLLLTQSGSLLRGSARSVRGINLYELLKSQQHLITGFGGHPFAAGLSLPVENLSLFREAINQQFRQSYPDSHYLRSQLEIDVTVTVAQLGKALFRELRLLEPCGMGNPVPKLRLNHCTFQKVWNKNMQDAKGNKVQYLKTTFLLLDDTVTEGFPGIWWGHNKDEIPVDQACDVVVELDFNAYHDRYEVRLMDLRLSQNPDSSTLPTAPALLDWRQDHSNLNYSTNMHILEHCPRDWPELQRVYRTAQSQADLKGKTNEQVLALAYQVPEQSPEQILDQLIGLAKVLSQQQGKISLESFQQRLGLSEANCRRGLVLLQSLGFPWQEQQGLLQFFAPTVPSDVSQIPFFLAAIAEELFQRQYFAHAPINTLQELLQNSLNLDLTT; via the coding sequence ATGCCCCAGCCCCAATGGCAAGTTCGCCCCCCTACATCAATTCCTGTCGATTTTCTAAAAGCCGTAAAAACTTTTTGTCCCGATTCTGACGGTCAAATTGCCGCCCAATTACTTTGGCAACGGGGCATTAATACCATTGCTAAACTCTTACCCTTTATTGACAGCGATCGCTATCATCCGACCAGTCCCTTTGTCTTTGGGCAGGAAATGAAATGGGCCGTACAACGTCTTAAAAAAGCCAGGGAAGCCAGGGAAAAAGTAACTATTTGGGGCGATTTTGATGCCGATGGTATTACTGCAACCAGTGTTTTATGGGAAGGCTTAGGGGAATTTTTCTCTCCAGGAGAGCAATTAAGCTTTTATATTCCTAACCGTTTAACCGAATCTCATGGTTTGAATATTCCCCAATTAGAAAAATTAAGGGTATCGGGAACAAAATTAATTATTACCTGTGATACGGGTAGCACTAATTTAGCCGAAATTGAATATGCCCAAGCCTTAGGATTAGACATTATTATTACCGATCATCATACGTTACCGGATCAACGTCCGCCCGTTCTGGCCATCATTAATCCTCGGTATTTTGCAGAAGATCATCCTCTCTATCACCTCTCAGGGGTAGCAGTGGCTTATAAGCTCATGGAAGCTCTCTATGAGACTTTACCGGATATTCCCCGATCGCCGATCACCGATTTATTAGATTTAGTGGCGATCGGTTTAATTGCTGACCTGGTGCAATTACAAGGGGACTGTCGTTATTTAGCGCAAAAAGGGATTCAAAAACTACAAAAACAACTTAAACAAACCACCCGTCCAGGCATTGCCGCCTTATTAAAATTGTGTCAAAAAAATGGCGATCGCCCCACTGATATTTCCTTTGGGATTGGCCCCAGAATTAATGCCATTAGTCGTATTCAAGGCGACGCGACTTTTGCGGTGGAATTATTAACCAGTCGTGATGATCAACGCTGTCAACAATTAGCCGAAGAAACGGAATTAGCCAATACTCGTCGTAAAGCTCTTCAGAAAACAGTCGCAGCCGAAGTCAATCAACAACTGGAGCGTCTGGACTTATCTACAACGGGCGTAATTGTCTTAGCTGATCGCCAATGGCCAGGGGGCGTATTAGGATTAGTGGCCAGTCAAATTGCCCAGGATTATGGCAGACCAACCCTTTTACTGACTCAGAGTGGTTCTCTACTGCGCGGATCAGCCCGTTCAGTGCGCGGCATTAATTTATATGAATTGCTGAAATCCCAACAGCATTTAATAACGGGTTTTGGTGGTCATCCTTTTGCGGCGGGTTTGAGTTTGCCGGTAGAGAATTTGTCATTATTTCGAGAAGCCATTAATCAACAGTTTCGGCAAAGTTATCCTGATAGCCATTATTTGCGATCGCAACTGGAAATTGATGTTACTGTCACGGTGGCCCAATTGGGTAAAGCCTTGTTTCGAGAATTGCGCTTGTTAGAACCCTGTGGGATGGGTAATCCAGTTCCCAAATTAAGGTTAAATCACTGCACTTTTCAAAAGGTTTGGAACAAAAATATGCAGGATGCCAAAGGGAATAAAGTACAATATCTTAAAACCACATTTTTGCTGTTGGATGACACCGTAACCGAAGGTTTTCCAGGCATTTGGTGGGGTCATAATAAAGATGAAATTCCTGTCGATCAGGCCTGTGACGTGGTGGTGGAATTGGATTTTAATGCCTATCACGATCGCTACGAAGTGCGTTTAATGGATCTGCGTTTAAGTCAGAATCCAGATTCTTCTACCTTGCCAACTGCTCCCGCTTTATTAGATTGGCGACAGGATCATTCCAATTTAAACTATTCAACGAACATGCATATCCTAGAACACTGTCCCAGGGATTGGCCAGAATTACAGCGAGTTTATCGAACTGCCCAAAGCCAAGCCGATCTCAAGGGAAAGACCAATGAACAAGTTTTAGCGTTGGCCTATCAAGTCCCTGAACAATCTCCTGAACAAATTCTCGATCAGTTAATTGGTTTGGCCAAAGTCCTGAGTCAACAACAGGGAAAAATCAGTCTCGAAAGTTTTCAGCAAAGGCTCGGATTGAGTGAGGCGAATTGTCGGCGTGGTTTGGTTCTACTTCAGTCGCTAGGCTTTCCCTGGCAAGAACAACAGGGACTATTGCAATTTTTTGCCCCGACTGTCCCCTCGGATGTTAGCCAAATTCCGTTCTTTTTAGCCGCGATCGCCGAAGAACTATTTCAACGCCAGTATTTTGCTCACGCTCCGATCAACACGCTGCAAGAACTCCTGCAAAATAGCCTCAATCTCGATCTGACCACCTGA
- a CDS encoding DUF5615 family PIN-like protein, with protein sequence MSLKLLLDEDSQAQLLVKLLMAAGHDILTINKVNMAGSSDEVVLDYARQINRILLTHNCNDFESLHQINPKHSGIIAVYRSSNPSKNMNFKGIVRAIANLEASKLTIANQFIVLNQWSY encoded by the coding sequence TTGAGCCTAAAATTATTGTTAGATGAGGATTCTCAAGCCCAGCTTCTAGTCAAATTACTAATGGCTGCGGGTCATGATATATTAACCATTAACAAAGTTAACATGGCTGGTTCTTCAGATGAGGTTGTCCTTGACTATGCCAGACAAATAAACCGTATCCTGCTCACTCATAATTGTAATGATTTTGAATCGTTACACCAAATTAACCCAAAACATTCGGGGATTATAGCAGTTTATCGTAGTTCAAACCCATCAAAAAATATGAACTTTAAAGGCATTGTTAGAGCGATCGCTAACTTGGAAGCATCTAAGCTTACAATTGCCAATCAGTTCATTGTGCTTAATCAATGGAGTTATTAA
- a CDS encoding lipid kinase has product MTRRALLLINRHARRGKQAFAQAIDLLDDLDFELITVPVKAAKSSADFINHYADSIDLVIVGGGDGTLNSVVNSLVEHHLPLGILPLGTANDLARTLNIPNAIAEACQVIAQGHRKAIDLGQVNDNYFFNVASLGISVEITQKLTRGAKRRWGILAYALTALQVLTQMRPFHATIQANGQTVTVKTIQIAVGNGRYYGGGMAIAADATIDDQRLDLYSLELRHWWQIFHLLLHLPQGRQQLLPWVRTLQAERLEITTRRSRKINTDGELITHTPANFAVIPKVLEVFVPAHFADSL; this is encoded by the coding sequence ATGACGAGACGGGCTTTATTGTTAATTAATCGTCACGCTCGTCGTGGAAAACAAGCTTTTGCTCAGGCAATTGATTTGCTCGATGATTTAGATTTTGAGTTAATTACGGTTCCGGTTAAGGCCGCAAAATCTTCCGCAGATTTTATTAATCATTATGCGGATTCTATTGATCTAGTTATTGTGGGGGGAGGGGATGGCACTCTTAACAGTGTGGTCAATAGTTTGGTCGAACATCATTTACCCCTTGGTATTTTACCCTTGGGAACGGCCAATGATTTAGCCCGTACTCTCAATATTCCCAACGCGATCGCGGAGGCTTGTCAGGTAATTGCTCAGGGTCATCGGAAGGCGATCGATTTAGGGCAAGTCAATGACAATTATTTTTTTAATGTCGCTAGTTTAGGCATTAGTGTTGAGATTACCCAAAAACTGACCAGGGGAGCTAAACGACGTTGGGGAATTTTGGCCTATGCTCTAACCGCCCTACAGGTTTTAACCCAAATGCGACCTTTTCATGCCACTATTCAGGCCAATGGTCAAACAGTGACGGTCAAAACCATTCAAATTGCGGTGGGCAATGGTCGTTATTATGGCGGTGGAATGGCGATCGCGGCCGATGCAACCATTGATGATCAACGTTTGGATTTATATAGTTTAGAATTGCGTCATTGGTGGCAAATTTTTCATCTTTTATTGCATTTACCCCAGGGACGACAACAACTGCTTCCCTGGGTAAGAACGTTACAAGCTGAAAGGTTAGAAATCACTACCCGTCGCTCTCGTAAAATTAATACTGATGGTGAGCTTATTACCCACACACCCGCTAATTTTGCAGTAATTCCTAAAGTTTTAGAAGTGTTTGTTCCGGCTCATTTTGCAGATAGTCTTTAA
- a CDS encoding ComEA family DNA-binding protein, which yields MINLRRQSLKRRILNDPFYRFQSLEEVAIAVELGIKIEVNQAKVDEWLRLPGISIHQARNLVELNGMGMQFCSVADLAAALNIPLQRLQPLTGILSFSFYDPESLLAPQRLNINQATLEQLIKIPFIDLGLAEGLLLERERHGQFQNLVDFQRRLGLPMETTVQLMHYLQF from the coding sequence ATGATTAATCTGCGGCGACAGTCTTTGAAACGTCGAATTCTGAATGATCCATTTTATCGCTTCCAATCCCTCGAAGAAGTGGCGATCGCGGTAGAATTGGGGATTAAAATTGAAGTAAATCAGGCCAAGGTGGATGAATGGTTACGATTACCGGGCATTTCTATCCATCAAGCCAGAAATTTGGTGGAATTAAATGGTATGGGAATGCAATTTTGTTCAGTGGCGGATTTGGCGGCGGCTCTGAATATTCCTCTACAAAGATTACAACCGTTAACTGGTATTCTATCCTTTAGTTTCTATGATCCAGAAAGCTTACTGGCTCCCCAGCGTCTTAATATTAATCAGGCAACCCTGGAACAATTGATTAAAATCCCCTTTATTGATCTAGGATTAGCAGAAGGACTGTTGCTAGAACGGGAACGTCATGGCCAGTTCCAGAACTTAGTGGATTTTCAGCGTCGTCTGGGTTTACCGATGGAAACGACAGTTCAGTTAATGCACTATTTACAGTTTTAG
- a CDS encoding DUF1825 family protein: MGFFDSEVVQHEAKQLFEDYQSLMQLGGEYGKFDREGKIIFIDKMEELMDRYKIFMKRFELSEDFMAKMTVEQLKTQLGQFGITPQQMFDQMQVTLERMKSEISY, translated from the coding sequence ATGGGATTTTTTGATTCGGAAGTCGTTCAACATGAAGCCAAACAACTGTTTGAAGATTATCAATCCCTGATGCAGTTAGGGGGTGAATATGGCAAATTTGATCGAGAGGGAAAAATTATTTTTATTGATAAAATGGAAGAATTGATGGATCGCTACAAAATTTTCATGAAACGCTTTGAGCTTTCTGAAGACTTTATGGCAAAAATGACGGTTGAGCAGTTAAAAACCCAGCTAGGTCAATTTGGTATTACCCCTCAACAGATGTTTGATCAAATGCAAGTTACCCTAGAAAGAATGAAGTCGGAAATTAGTTACTGA
- the lhgO gene encoding L-2-hydroxyglutarate oxidase translates to MPYDFAIIGGGIVGLSTGLFLGQRFPNAKIIILEKESRLAYHQTGHNSGVIHSGIYYKPGSFKATFTKSGNQSMVDFCQTQAIPYDVCGKVIVATQQKELPLLENLYQRGLQNGLPVKKLSAAAVKEREPHVRCLAGILVPTAGITNYQKVCQKYGELIQAQGGEIFLNTQVTGIIRQAQGDANFILETHQNPVAANFVINCAGLQSDRVAQLAGENPDAKIVPFRGEYYELKPEKRYLVKNLIYPVPNPDFPFLGVHFTRMIDGSIHAGPNAVLSLKREGYQKTDFDWRDFSDVITYPGFWTLASRHWQEGLQEIIRSFSKAAFVHSLQQLIPEVTADDIIPNPAGIRAQALKKNGQLVEDFLIIEGEKMLQVCNAPSPAATASLEIGKAIAEKVARLN, encoded by the coding sequence ATGCCCTACGATTTTGCCATTATTGGCGGCGGAATTGTTGGCCTATCGACAGGATTATTCCTGGGTCAGCGTTTTCCCAATGCTAAAATTATTATCTTAGAAAAAGAAAGTCGATTAGCCTACCACCAAACTGGCCATAATAGTGGGGTCATTCACTCTGGTATTTATTACAAACCAGGCAGTTTTAAGGCAACATTTACCAAGTCAGGGAATCAGTCGATGGTGGACTTTTGTCAAACCCAGGCCATTCCCTACGATGTTTGTGGTAAAGTCATTGTGGCCACCCAGCAAAAAGAATTACCTCTCCTCGAAAATCTTTATCAACGGGGTCTGCAAAATGGTTTACCCGTTAAAAAGTTAAGCGCGGCAGCAGTCAAGGAACGCGAACCCCATGTGCGTTGTTTAGCTGGAATTTTAGTACCCACTGCCGGTATTACCAACTATCAAAAAGTTTGTCAGAAATATGGTGAATTGATTCAAGCTCAGGGCGGAGAGATTTTTCTTAATACTCAAGTCACTGGAATAATTCGTCAAGCCCAAGGTGATGCTAATTTTATTTTAGAAACCCATCAAAATCCCGTTGCTGCCAATTTTGTGATCAACTGTGCTGGCTTACAAAGCGATCGCGTTGCTCAGTTAGCAGGGGAAAATCCAGATGCAAAAATTGTTCCTTTTCGGGGAGAATACTATGAACTAAAACCTGAAAAACGCTATTTAGTTAAAAATTTAATTTATCCCGTTCCTAATCCTGATTTTCCCTTTTTAGGTGTCCATTTTACCCGTATGATTGATGGCAGTATTCATGCCGGCCCTAACGCGGTTTTAAGCTTGAAACGAGAAGGGTATCAAAAAACGGATTTTGATTGGCGCGATTTCAGTGACGTGATCACCTATCCAGGATTTTGGACGTTAGCCAGTCGGCATTGGCAAGAAGGACTACAAGAAATTATTCGTTCCTTTAGCAAAGCAGCCTTTGTCCACAGTTTACAGCAATTAATTCCCGAAGTAACGGCGGATGATATTATCCCGAATCCGGCTGGAATTCGCGCCCAGGCTTTGAAAAAGAATGGTCAATTGGTGGAAGATTTTCTGATCATTGAAGGGGAAAAAATGCTGCAAGTTTGTAACGCGCCTTCCCCCGCTGCCACCGCTTCTCTCGAAATTGGTAAGGCGATCGCCGAAAAAGTAGCAAGGCTTAACTAG
- the tnpA gene encoding IS200/IS605 family transposase: MTTQLRRERHSVSSLKVHLVCVTKYRRAILTLESLAVIEKSFGEVAKKMDFQILEFNGESDHVHALIEFLPKLSISQMVNALKGVSSRRYGQSGFQKPYGKEARWSPSYFVSSVGGAPLEVLKQYIQNQLKPS, translated from the coding sequence ATGACAACCCAATTACGAAGGGAGCGTCATAGTGTTTCCAGTCTTAAGGTTCACTTAGTCTGTGTGACTAAATACCGTAGAGCCATTTTGACATTAGAAAGTCTTGCTGTTATAGAAAAATCCTTTGGAGAGGTTGCCAAGAAAATGGATTTTCAAATTCTTGAATTTAATGGCGAATCTGACCACGTTCACGCGCTTATTGAATTTCTGCCAAAACTCTCCATCTCTCAGATGGTAAATGCGCTCAAGGGGGTTTCTAGTCGTCGCTACGGTCAATCTGGATTCCAAAAACCTTATGGCAAAGAGGCTCGGTGGAGTCCTTCCTATTTTGTTTCCAGTGTTGGTGGCGCACCTCTTGAAGTCCTTAAGCAATATATTCAAAACCAACTAAAGCCGTCCTAA
- a CDS encoding transposase, with product MKARYQFRFYPTDQQIRDLSRLFGCVRVVWNDALAACKGSEKLPSYNQLSSLLTQSKQTEERVWLTEVSAVPLQQSVRNLNVAYQNFFNSVNGKRKGKKINPPRFKSRKSKQSATFTNVGFSIKGEKVYLAKIGYLDVMWSRPLPSEPSSVTVIKDAAGRYFLSFVVEINPEKLPDNGKSVGIDLGITDFATLDNGEKIKSPKPLKKRFKKLRKAQRNLSRKQKGSKRREKARLKVAKLHAKIKDIRTDFLHKVSTRLIRENQTIVLEDLNTSGMLKNRKLSRAISDLGWRSFRDMLKAKSERYGRDFRVISRWEPTTQKCSCCGQIGGKKELSVREWTCLFCGETHDRDVNAAKNIKVAGGLSETRNGHRGRRKSSLLVASDEVSTRLLPIQLNLFG from the coding sequence ATGAAAGCAAGGTATCAATTCAGATTTTACCCAACTGACCAACAAATACGGGACTTATCCCGATTATTTGGTTGCGTTCGCGTAGTCTGGAACGATGCTTTGGCGGCTTGTAAAGGTTCTGAAAAACTGCCATCCTATAATCAACTTTCCAGTCTGCTAACCCAATCCAAGCAAACAGAAGAAAGGGTGTGGTTGACAGAAGTATCGGCGGTTCCCCTACAGCAATCGGTTAGGAATCTAAATGTAGCCTATCAGAACTTTTTCAATTCCGTTAACGGAAAAAGAAAAGGAAAGAAAATTAATCCGCCAAGATTTAAAAGTCGAAAATCAAAGCAGTCTGCTACTTTTACTAATGTAGGCTTCTCTATTAAAGGAGAAAAAGTTTACTTGGCAAAAATAGGCTACCTAGATGTGATGTGGAGTCGCCCACTACCCTCAGAACCTTCCAGTGTCACTGTAATTAAAGATGCGGCGGGTCGGTACTTTCTTAGCTTCGTTGTAGAGATTAATCCTGAAAAGTTACCCGACAATGGTAAATCTGTAGGGATTGATTTGGGTATAACTGATTTTGCTACTTTAGATAACGGAGAAAAAATCAAGTCTCCTAAACCACTCAAAAAGCGATTTAAGAAATTAAGAAAAGCTCAACGTAATTTGTCTCGTAAGCAAAAAGGGAGTAAAAGACGTGAAAAAGCACGATTGAAAGTAGCTAAACTTCACGCAAAAATCAAAGATATTCGTACCGACTTTTTGCATAAAGTATCCACTAGGCTCATTCGTGAAAACCAAACGATTGTGCTAGAGGATTTAAACACATCGGGAATGCTTAAAAATCGTAAGTTGTCTCGTGCAATTTCTGATTTAGGTTGGCGTAGCTTTAGGGATATGTTAAAGGCTAAATCAGAGAGGTATGGGCGTGATTTTAGGGTAATTTCTCGTTGGGAACCGACTACTCAAAAATGTTCTTGTTGTGGTCAAATTGGCGGCAAAAAAGAACTTTCTGTCAGGGAATGGACTTGTCTTTTCTGTGGAGAAACCCACGATAGAGATGTCAATGCTGCCAAGAATATTAAGGTCGCGGGAGGGCTTTCCGAGACTCGAAATGGACACAGAGGACGGCGTAAATCTAGCTTGCTAGTTGCTTCCGATGAAGTGTCAACCCGCCTATTACCCATTCAGTTAAATCTATTTGGGTAG